From Spirosoma aerolatum, one genomic window encodes:
- a CDS encoding UDP-2,3-diacylglucosamine diphosphatase: protein MQPGTQFRTIVLSDIHLGTAGSKAKEATEFLRNYSCQKLILNGDIIDGWQLKQYGTWKKKHTAFFKTVLKQIVHYNTKVVYLRGNHDDFLDQVMPLKVGKNFSIRKDYILNSGNKKFYVTHGDVFDSVTSQMKWLAYLGDLGYTFLLWVNKFYNNYRTWRGLPYYSLSQQVKSRIKKAVSYISDYEQKLTELARARHCDGVICGHIHQPAIREFDGILYMNSGDWVESLSALVEDHEGQWSLLYYTSDLGEDDEPIQAVKPVGQPFQLTVKSMSA from the coding sequence ATGCAACCAGGTACGCAATTCCGAACGATTGTTCTTTCCGACATTCACCTTGGCACAGCCGGTTCGAAAGCGAAAGAAGCCACCGAGTTTCTGCGAAATTACTCGTGTCAGAAGCTCATTCTCAATGGCGACATCATCGACGGCTGGCAGTTGAAACAGTATGGTACCTGGAAGAAAAAACACACTGCTTTCTTTAAAACGGTTTTAAAACAAATCGTTCACTACAATACCAAAGTTGTTTATCTGCGCGGGAATCACGATGATTTTCTGGATCAGGTGATGCCTTTAAAAGTGGGAAAAAACTTCTCCATCCGCAAAGATTACATCCTGAATTCGGGCAATAAGAAATTTTACGTAACGCATGGCGACGTGTTCGATTCAGTTACGTCGCAAATGAAATGGTTAGCTTATCTAGGGGATTTAGGGTATACGTTTCTGCTTTGGGTAAACAAGTTCTATAATAACTACCGCACCTGGCGTGGACTGCCCTACTATTCCCTCTCGCAGCAGGTTAAATCACGTATAAAAAAAGCCGTCAGCTACATCTCCGATTACGAACAAAAGCTGACCGAACTAGCCCGCGCTCGTCATTGCGATGGGGTCATTTGTGGGCATATCCACCAGCCTGCCATTCGTGAGTTCGACGGAATTCTTTATATGAACTCAGGCGACTGGGTCGAATCGCTTAGTGCACTGGTTGAAGACCACGAAGGCCAGTGGAGCTTACTGTATTATACATCTGATCTAGGCGAAGATGACGAACCGATTCAAGCCGTAAAGCCTGTCGGTCAGCCTTTTCAGCTCACAGTAAAGTCCATGTCGGCTTAA
- a CDS encoding acetyltransferase has protein sequence MENPVLILGAGSLGVTALDLFQRNNVVVYGLLDDNKTLHGKEFGDVSVLGETDDDGFLKLIGQKCEAFVAIADVRVRKRLVKMLNERRKVQPVNAIHDTAIVSALASIGHGNLIAARAVINPYTEIGQHCIIQSGAIVESQAKIGDYVQLGTGSVVNSGVTVGEGAFIGTGATIVAGVTIGKNARIGAGSVVVEDVGAGTTVFGNPAAKL, from the coding sequence ATGGAGAATCCAGTGCTAATTTTAGGAGCAGGAAGCCTGGGCGTGACCGCTTTAGACTTGTTTCAACGCAATAATGTAGTCGTCTATGGTTTGCTTGACGATAATAAGACCCTACACGGTAAAGAGTTTGGCGATGTATCCGTGCTGGGTGAAACCGATGATGACGGTTTTCTGAAACTGATTGGACAAAAGTGCGAAGCCTTTGTGGCTATTGCCGATGTGCGCGTGCGTAAGCGCCTGGTGAAGATGCTGAACGAACGACGCAAGGTACAGCCCGTTAATGCTATTCATGATACGGCTATTGTATCAGCGCTGGCAAGCATTGGTCATGGCAATCTGATTGCCGCTCGTGCTGTTATTAACCCGTATACTGAGATTGGCCAGCACTGTATTATTCAGTCGGGTGCCATCGTTGAAAGTCAGGCTAAAATCGGGGACTATGTTCAACTCGGTACAGGAAGTGTAGTCAATAGTGGAGTAACTGTTGGTGAAGGGGCTTTTATTGGCACAGGCGCCACCATTGTGGCCGGTGTAACAATCGGCAAAAACGCGCGTATTGGCGCGGGCTCAGTAGTTGTAGAAGATGTGGGTGCCGGGACAACGGTTTTCGGAAACCCTGCCGCAAAACTATAG
- the fcl gene encoding GDP-L-fucose synthase encodes MEKQARIYVAGHRGMVGSAIVRKLQQEGYTNIISRTSSELDLRNQIAVADFFDQERPEYVFLAAAKVGGIMANNTYRAEFLYDNLMIESNIIHSAYKTGVKKLLFLGSSCIYPKLAPQPLKEEYLLSGYLEATNEPYAIAKITGIKLCEAYRSQYGCNFISAMPTNLYGPNDNYDLQGSHVLPALIRKFHEAKINNLPTVEVWGTGSPMREFLHADDLADACFYLMQHYSDELFVNIGTGEDVTIKELAEMVKETVGYEGELRWNTDKPDGTPRKLMDVSRLHAMGWKHTTELKQGLELTYQDFLANEVLYVE; translated from the coding sequence GTGGAAAAACAAGCTCGTATTTATGTAGCCGGACACCGGGGGATGGTCGGCTCTGCTATTGTTCGTAAACTTCAACAGGAAGGTTATACCAACATTATCTCCCGGACCTCATCCGAACTTGACTTACGTAATCAAATCGCTGTTGCTGATTTTTTTGACCAGGAGCGCCCTGAATACGTATTTCTGGCTGCGGCTAAGGTAGGTGGCATTATGGCTAATAACACCTATCGTGCCGAATTTTTGTACGACAATTTGATGATTGAATCAAACATTATTCATTCTGCCTACAAAACAGGCGTAAAGAAATTGTTGTTCCTTGGCTCGTCGTGCATTTACCCAAAATTAGCGCCCCAGCCTCTTAAAGAGGAGTATTTGTTGAGCGGCTACCTCGAAGCGACAAACGAGCCGTATGCGATTGCCAAAATTACGGGTATTAAACTATGCGAAGCCTATCGCAGCCAGTACGGCTGTAACTTCATTTCGGCTATGCCAACCAATCTGTACGGCCCGAACGACAACTACGACTTACAAGGTTCGCACGTCCTTCCAGCGTTGATACGGAAATTCCACGAAGCAAAAATCAATAATTTACCCACGGTAGAAGTTTGGGGAACAGGTTCGCCCATGCGTGAGTTTCTCCATGCCGATGATCTGGCCGATGCCTGCTTCTACTTAATGCAACATTACAGCGACGAACTGTTTGTGAATATCGGAACGGGTGAAGATGTGACGATAAAGGAATTGGCCGAGATGGTTAAAGAAACGGTCGGTTACGAAGGTGAACTCCGCTGGAATACCGATAAGCCCGACGGAACGCCCCGCAAACTGATGGATGTGTCGCGGCTTCACGCAATGGGCTGGAAACATACAACCGAATTAAAACAAGGCCTTGAACTAACTTACCAGGATTTCCTGGCCAACGAGGTGCTGTATGTCGAGTAG
- a CDS encoding toxin-antitoxin system YwqK family antitoxin: MTTLGLPTMSSLKEQKDAYISGIMPDLGLKVKQLKKLKADRKSKNKQSKTEYEGFSMVKAYTKFGSGDRTIVEEFHILRDNDAAKPLPYIRDIYRYYQKSGRVTNSIVRDEGSGLLLHGPYKRYQNGDLVEEGYYYAGMKDGRWEKYDSHFMLLDKSRWHQGVPAESKLTFYDSTHHKIKEIVPMEYGKIKGTYMAFHENGLLAEEGKYENGVKVGRWTEYYPINPGGRRMRRKLTQYASNQWDTEFESYTITEWDEKGKVTYERSKEKVVQEEETEN, encoded by the coding sequence ATGACAACCCTGGGGTTGCCCACCATGTCGTCGTTAAAAGAGCAAAAAGATGCTTACATATCGGGTATTATGCCCGACTTAGGCCTGAAAGTTAAGCAATTAAAAAAATTAAAAGCTGACCGCAAATCCAAAAATAAACAGTCAAAGACGGAATATGAAGGGTTTTCGATGGTAAAAGCGTATACTAAGTTTGGTAGTGGTGATCGAACCATCGTCGAAGAGTTTCATATATTGCGCGATAACGATGCCGCTAAGCCCTTACCGTATATTAGGGACATTTATCGGTATTACCAGAAATCAGGCCGTGTGACTAACTCGATTGTACGCGATGAAGGCTCAGGGTTGTTATTACATGGGCCTTATAAACGGTATCAGAACGGCGATTTAGTTGAAGAGGGATACTATTATGCTGGTATGAAAGATGGCCGTTGGGAAAAGTACGACAGTCATTTTATGTTGCTGGACAAATCTCGCTGGCATCAGGGCGTCCCGGCCGAATCAAAACTGACCTTTTACGATTCTACCCATCATAAGATTAAAGAGATTGTCCCGATGGAGTATGGTAAAATTAAAGGGACCTATATGGCCTTCCATGAAAACGGGTTGCTGGCTGAAGAAGGGAAATATGAGAATGGAGTTAAAGTAGGTCGTTGGACGGAATACTATCCTATAAATCCGGGAGGTCGTCGGATGCGTCGTAAACTTACGCAATATGCCAGTAACCAGTGGGATACCGAATTCGAATCCTACACCATTACCGAGTGGGACGAAAAAGGGAAAGTTACCTATGAACGCTCAAAAGAAAAAGTGGTCCAGGAAGAGGAAACGGAGAATTAA
- a CDS encoding tetratricopeptide repeat protein: protein MSVRIKLIQWTLLGLPFLSVAQPKQFITSARSGDTVRQSKSEHDHTETLAHPTESTLEPSGGLAINTIPLFGERPKTAEQISEEIHFLNDCDRNFASRTEASEFFANRGWDYIDKQQLDTAAHRFNLAWLLNDKNADAYWGLGVVCYQKNQLAEAIRLMKKGVAVDENNTVLMTDLATLEIKHYQEKPNEEVLTDAEANLQRAITVNPNALSYQKLSVIYYLKANYQKAWELFHQASSLDFSAIDISYLNELLAKQPDPKGKFK, encoded by the coding sequence ATGAGCGTTCGCATAAAGCTGATACAGTGGACTTTACTTGGATTACCGTTTTTGTCGGTAGCCCAACCTAAGCAGTTCATTACATCGGCGCGTTCGGGCGATACGGTTCGGCAATCCAAATCCGAGCACGATCACACAGAAACACTGGCTCACCCGACTGAATCGACTTTAGAGCCATCGGGAGGATTGGCTATCAATACTATCCCTTTGTTTGGCGAACGGCCTAAAACTGCCGAACAGATAAGCGAAGAAATTCACTTTTTGAACGACTGCGACCGAAATTTCGCCAGCCGGACCGAAGCTAGTGAGTTCTTTGCCAATCGGGGCTGGGATTACATTGATAAGCAACAACTAGACACAGCTGCTCACCGCTTCAACCTGGCCTGGCTCCTTAACGATAAAAATGCAGATGCTTACTGGGGCTTGGGTGTAGTCTGTTACCAGAAAAACCAATTGGCTGAAGCCATTCGGCTGATGAAGAAAGGGGTTGCTGTTGACGAAAATAATACGGTGCTCATGACTGATCTGGCAACTCTGGAAATTAAGCATTACCAGGAAAAGCCGAACGAGGAAGTGCTGACGGATGCTGAAGCGAATTTGCAACGTGCGATCACCGTAAATCCGAATGCGTTATCGTATCAAAAACTTTCCGTTATCTATTATTTGAAAGCCAATTACCAGAAGGCCTGGGAGCTTTTCCACCAGGCAAGTTCGCTTGACTTCTCAGCTATCGATATCAGTTATCTCAACGAGCTTCTGGCCAAGCAACCTGATCCTAAAGGGAAGTTCAAGTAG
- a CDS encoding DEAD/DEAH box helicase codes for MDIISFEQFDLNRQLLNAVAELGYTEPTPIQQKTIPLSLGNHDVLGIAQTGTGKTAAYLLPLLMKIKYPQGSNPRALILAPTRELVIQINQAVSELGKYTGLRHLALYGGLGPKTQIETLQQGVDLLVATPGRFMDLYRMGEIVTKDIRTMVLDEADKMMDMGFMPQIRSILEVIPTKRQNLLFSATFGGRVERLSAEFLEAPIKVEVTPQASTADMVTQVLYEVPNFRTKINLLDYLISKDAFQRVIIFARTKGTAENIYKFLARKVIESDKIRVIHANKGQNTRINAMEAFKEGNIQVLVATDVAARGIDVAEVSHVINFDLPLIYEDYVHRIGRTGRANRSGEAITFLTMAEEYHVQKIEKIIRMTIPRKPLPPEVEVTETPFDEQQAMLRQIDEQRRKEDPTFLGAFHEKKAKNLPGGKTKLINKSKQGGTKKTAFSATGQASGGTRRKAGASSGHKTGTGKGPGSRGGRR; via the coding sequence ATGGACATTATTTCCTTTGAGCAGTTCGACCTGAACCGCCAACTTTTGAATGCGGTGGCTGAACTAGGCTACACAGAGCCCACGCCCATCCAACAAAAAACGATTCCCCTAAGTCTGGGCAATCATGATGTGTTGGGTATTGCACAAACGGGTACGGGCAAAACAGCGGCCTATTTGTTGCCTCTGCTGATGAAAATCAAGTACCCGCAGGGGTCAAACCCCAGAGCCTTGATTCTGGCTCCCACGCGCGAGCTGGTTATTCAGATCAATCAGGCTGTTAGCGAACTTGGCAAATACACAGGCTTACGCCATCTGGCTCTGTATGGTGGACTTGGCCCTAAAACGCAGATTGAAACCCTCCAGCAAGGTGTTGATTTACTGGTGGCTACTCCTGGCCGGTTTATGGATCTGTACCGCATGGGCGAAATTGTCACGAAAGATATTCGCACAATGGTCCTCGACGAAGCCGATAAAATGATGGACATGGGCTTTATGCCTCAGATTCGATCGATTTTGGAAGTGATTCCCACAAAACGACAAAATCTGCTGTTTTCGGCTACATTTGGCGGGCGAGTAGAGCGGCTTTCGGCCGAATTTCTGGAAGCCCCTATTAAAGTAGAGGTCACTCCGCAGGCCTCAACAGCCGATATGGTGACCCAGGTGCTCTACGAAGTCCCCAATTTCCGCACTAAAATCAACCTGCTGGATTACCTGATTAGCAAGGACGCGTTTCAGCGCGTTATCATCTTTGCCCGCACCAAAGGAACTGCCGAGAACATCTATAAATTTCTGGCACGCAAAGTGATAGAGTCCGATAAGATTCGGGTTATCCATGCCAACAAAGGCCAGAATACGCGCATCAATGCTATGGAAGCCTTCAAAGAGGGAAATATCCAGGTATTGGTGGCGACCGATGTAGCAGCCAGAGGGATCGACGTTGCCGAAGTTAGCCATGTCATCAATTTCGACCTGCCATTAATCTATGAAGATTATGTGCATCGAATTGGTCGTACAGGGCGAGCAAATCGATCGGGCGAAGCCATCACCTTTTTGACAATGGCCGAGGAATACCATGTACAGAAGATCGAAAAAATCATCCGCATGACCATTCCTCGTAAACCGCTTCCTCCCGAAGTCGAGGTTACGGAAACGCCTTTCGACGAGCAGCAAGCCATGCTACGGCAGATTGACGAACAACGTCGGAAAGAAGATCCCACTTTTCTGGGCGCTTTTCATGAAAAAAAAGCAAAAAATTTACCGGGTGGTAAAACAAAGTTGATCAACAAAAGTAAACAGGGCGGAACGAAGAAAACAGCCTTTTCGGCCACAGGACAGGCTTCCGGCGGTACAAGGCGTAAAGCGGGTGCATCGTCAGGTCATAAAACAGGTACGGGAAAAGGCCCTGGATCTCGGGGAGGCCGACGGTAA
- a CDS encoding fructosamine kinase family protein, translating into MEFWGNEQFTFFESILFSALGKPVDVLETQFLSGGNINTAARVFSTEGVFFIKWNQSDGHLEQDMFEVEAIGLDLLRQTHTFPIPKVVSCGHFQGKSYLILEYIDFGKRPKNYWETLAQRLASLHANTQAQFGLYFNNYIGSLPQPNPLTENGYDFFFEQRLLPQAGLALYKELLTKQTYDALLRLRNQLPNLLPDEPPALLHGDLWSGNVLVNEDGLPVLIDPAVYYGFREAELAFTKLFAGFDERFYDAYDEAFPLESGFNQRIAIYNLYPLLVHVNLFGSGYVSGVERILKQF; encoded by the coding sequence ATGGAATTCTGGGGTAACGAGCAATTTACCTTCTTCGAAAGCATTCTATTTTCGGCATTGGGTAAACCGGTCGATGTTTTGGAAACCCAGTTTCTATCTGGGGGCAATATTAACACCGCAGCCCGTGTATTTTCGACTGAAGGTGTTTTCTTCATTAAGTGGAATCAAAGCGATGGCCATCTTGAACAGGATATGTTCGAGGTAGAAGCCATTGGGCTTGATTTACTCCGCCAGACCCATACGTTCCCCATTCCCAAAGTTGTTAGCTGCGGTCACTTCCAGGGTAAATCGTATTTGATTCTGGAATATATTGACTTCGGCAAACGCCCAAAAAACTATTGGGAAACACTAGCCCAGCGATTGGCCTCATTACATGCAAACACCCAGGCGCAATTCGGGCTGTATTTTAATAATTATATAGGTTCTCTACCCCAGCCCAATCCGCTTACTGAAAACGGCTACGATTTCTTTTTTGAACAGCGATTACTCCCGCAGGCTGGTCTGGCACTCTACAAAGAGTTACTCACAAAGCAAACCTACGACGCGCTGCTGCGACTTCGCAACCAGTTGCCCAATTTACTTCCTGACGAGCCGCCTGCTCTGTTGCATGGCGATCTATGGTCGGGTAATGTACTGGTTAATGAAGATGGCTTGCCTGTTCTGATCGACCCCGCCGTTTATTACGGTTTCCGAGAAGCAGAGCTGGCCTTCACGAAACTATTTGCCGGATTCGATGAGCGCTTTTACGATGCATATGATGAAGCCTTTCCGCTGGAAAGTGGTTTCAACCAACGTATAGCCATCTACAATTTATACCCATTACTCGTTCATGTGAATCTGTTTGGCTCTGGTTACGTTAGTGGCGTAGAACGAATATTGAAACAGTTTTAA
- a CDS encoding anhydro-N-acetylmuramic acid kinase, which translates to MNDQIQHLYTIAQKNERRIIGLMSGTSLDGLDVALCRIAGSGSDTAVSVERFATVPYPEELKADIRTIFAKSLIDFEQLCLLNPFIGRLHGQMVLECLQNWAIQPVEIDIVASHGQTVYHAPKSQHRRDKFPNATLQIGDGDHVAATTGIITLSDFRQKHIALGGEGAPLAVYGDYFMFSKAGENRILLNMGGIANFTYLPADGDANAVFTTDTGPGNTLLDAYARKFLNRPYDEDGQVAAQGQINTTLIDALKKNPFFDAPFPKTTGPEVFNMPYVEEAQARSQTIGLSEADLMATLVQFSAETIVDSIRRVIVPGETYRIYMSGGGMHNPVLTATLRQLLPDCTFGRTDDLGIDGDAKEAVLFAVLANESLAGGHTSFGDRQGVPTVSMGKISFPK; encoded by the coding sequence ATGAACGATCAAATACAGCACTTATATACTATTGCTCAAAAAAATGAGCGTAGAATCATCGGACTCATGTCGGGAACCTCGCTCGACGGTCTTGACGTAGCGTTATGCCGCATCGCCGGGAGCGGCTCAGATACCGCTGTATCCGTAGAGCGATTTGCGACGGTACCGTATCCGGAGGAGTTAAAAGCTGATATTCGGACCATTTTTGCTAAATCGCTTATTGACTTTGAACAACTTTGTTTGCTAAACCCATTCATTGGCCGGTTGCATGGTCAGATGGTGTTGGAATGTCTCCAGAATTGGGCCATACAGCCAGTCGAGATCGATATTGTCGCCAGCCACGGTCAAACAGTATACCACGCGCCTAAAAGTCAGCATCGACGTGATAAGTTCCCAAATGCTACCCTGCAAATTGGTGATGGTGACCATGTTGCGGCCACAACCGGCATTATTACTTTGAGTGATTTTCGACAAAAGCATATTGCACTTGGGGGTGAGGGCGCTCCATTAGCGGTATATGGCGATTACTTTATGTTCTCGAAAGCTGGTGAAAACCGGATTCTGTTAAATATGGGAGGTATTGCCAATTTTACCTATCTCCCAGCCGATGGTGATGCCAATGCCGTTTTTACGACCGATACAGGGCCGGGGAACACTCTCCTGGATGCGTATGCCCGGAAGTTTCTGAATCGGCCGTATGATGAAGATGGACAGGTAGCCGCACAGGGACAAATAAATACAACTCTGATTGATGCCTTGAAAAAGAACCCGTTTTTCGATGCCCCCTTTCCCAAAACGACCGGCCCCGAAGTTTTTAATATGCCTTATGTAGAGGAGGCTCAGGCGCGTAGCCAAACCATAGGCTTGTCGGAGGCTGATCTGATGGCCACACTCGTTCAGTTTAGTGCCGAAACAATTGTCGATTCAATCAGACGGGTTATTGTTCCCGGCGAAACCTATCGTATTTACATGAGTGGCGGGGGGATGCACAACCCGGTTCTGACCGCAACGCTACGGCAATTGCTGCCTGATTGTACATTCGGTCGTACTGACGATCTGGGTATAGATGGCGATGCAAAAGAAGCGGTTCTTTTTGCCGTATTAGCCAATGAGAGTTTGGCTGGGGGGCATACCTCATTTGGTGATCGACAGGGCGTTCCGACTGTATCGATGGGTAAGATCAGTTTTCCGAAATAA
- a CDS encoding ABC transporter permease — MVYNYVKIAWRNLVKYKLFSLINIIGLSLAIPSALMALIQIVNYYEYDNFHQDEDRIVRVITDERQTDGTLTNWASSPVPLATYAKKNLAGIENATTLVREFDWTLSNGIKTKNSKAIYTDLAFFQLFNFPLETGSYPIEPNTIVLTQETARWFFNNTNPVGKILEHPKLGNFKIVGVLKPFNPQKTQFRTDVFVPLADYGVNHNRQNNWAELNAHTFLKLASRTTTVNLTEQLAKTSNTINGLIHVPTGKKLYFKAQNLTDISPAKEVLKNDPYIQDTRSIAINFAFQLIILLLASLNYINLTLARSMNRSREVGVRKVAGATKSQLVFQFLIESVLVSYIALSFGLGILWLIKNYLHVSWLTWDIDHLGYLILIFFGFNLLLGLFAGASPSLILSSFQPITVLKGSGTPASFGKIGFRKSLIVVQFTIALVYLFFIGHAYHQINYMANDNENYHRHHILNINLPANSYQPFAADLNALKDIQTIGYTSLTFGNKPTPTTIKTLQSDLAYSTFYYAADHNFIQNMGLRFVAGTNLVHSHGEQASPLVVVNQKAVEKLALGSDQEAIGKLVTLQDTLSATIIGVVANFCHYDYERKIEPVVFQYNPSLFKVMCLQTNPASDRLSIETELQNLWHKRHPRQEMNFSWFDTDLYERYFPRHEMQLMSLEGMVIFVIAILGLIGILTYSLEKRAKEIGIRKVIGATTFAIIQLMAKDFIKLLAIATTLAIPIGIAIGVYMNTYFVFNNGLSYWTMSWLLLVVVGVALGAIGYFSRVAAQTNPAKTLKMD; from the coding sequence ATGGTATACAACTATGTCAAAATTGCCTGGAGAAATCTGGTAAAATATAAGCTCTTCTCCTTGATTAACATCATCGGATTAAGTTTGGCTATTCCTTCCGCATTAATGGCCTTAATTCAGATCGTAAACTATTACGAGTACGATAATTTTCATCAAGATGAAGATCGGATCGTCCGTGTAATAACGGATGAAAGACAGACCGATGGTACCCTAACCAACTGGGCATCGAGCCCAGTGCCATTGGCTACCTATGCCAAAAAAAATCTGGCGGGCATCGAGAATGCCACTACGTTGGTCCGAGAGTTTGATTGGACATTAAGTAATGGAATTAAAACAAAAAACAGTAAAGCAATTTATACCGACCTCGCTTTTTTTCAACTGTTTAACTTTCCTCTTGAAACAGGATCTTATCCGATCGAGCCTAATACGATTGTTTTGACCCAAGAGACAGCTCGGTGGTTTTTTAACAATACCAATCCCGTAGGCAAGATATTGGAACATCCTAAGCTTGGCAATTTTAAAATCGTTGGGGTTTTAAAGCCGTTCAACCCCCAGAAAACGCAGTTTAGAACAGATGTTTTTGTGCCCCTGGCGGATTATGGAGTCAACCATAATCGACAAAATAACTGGGCCGAATTAAATGCACATACATTTTTGAAACTAGCCAGTAGAACGACCACTGTAAACCTGACTGAACAGTTGGCAAAAACCTCCAACACCATTAATGGATTAATCCATGTGCCAACGGGTAAGAAACTGTATTTCAAAGCGCAAAACCTGACCGACATTTCGCCCGCCAAAGAGGTACTGAAAAATGATCCATACATTCAAGATACTCGAAGTATAGCCATCAATTTCGCCTTTCAGCTCATTATCCTGTTATTGGCCTCGTTAAACTATATCAATCTGACCTTGGCTCGGTCGATGAACCGAAGCCGGGAGGTTGGAGTGCGAAAAGTAGCCGGTGCCACTAAAAGCCAACTGGTTTTTCAATTTTTGATTGAATCCGTCCTGGTTTCGTATATAGCTTTGAGTTTTGGGCTGGGGATCTTATGGTTGATCAAGAATTATCTCCATGTTTCCTGGCTGACCTGGGATATTGATCATTTAGGCTATCTAATCCTGATCTTCTTCGGTTTTAACCTATTGTTAGGCTTATTCGCGGGGGCTTCACCTAGCTTGATTCTCTCTTCCTTTCAACCCATAACGGTCTTGAAGGGCAGCGGTACACCCGCCAGTTTTGGGAAGATCGGATTTCGAAAATCGTTGATTGTCGTTCAATTCACCATTGCCTTGGTTTATTTATTTTTTATTGGACATGCCTACCATCAAATCAACTATATGGCCAATGATAATGAAAATTACCATCGTCATCATATCCTCAATATCAACCTGCCAGCCAACTCCTATCAACCCTTTGCCGCGGACCTCAATGCCCTTAAAGACATACAAACTATAGGGTATACATCGCTTACTTTTGGCAATAAACCTACCCCCACCACGATTAAAACCTTGCAAAGCGACCTTGCTTATTCGACTTTTTATTATGCCGCCGACCATAATTTTATCCAGAATATGGGGCTGAGATTTGTGGCCGGAACCAATCTGGTACACAGTCATGGCGAGCAGGCTTCCCCCCTGGTTGTGGTCAATCAAAAAGCGGTCGAGAAACTAGCCCTTGGTTCAGACCAGGAGGCCATTGGGAAACTTGTCACCCTACAGGATACTCTTTCGGCTACCATTATAGGGGTTGTGGCTAATTTTTGTCATTATGACTATGAACGCAAGATTGAGCCCGTTGTTTTTCAATACAATCCTTCTTTATTTAAAGTGATGTGTTTACAGACAAATCCAGCCAGTGATCGGCTATCGATCGAAACGGAGCTGCAAAACTTATGGCATAAACGGCATCCCCGACAGGAAATGAATTTCTCCTGGTTTGATACGGATCTGTATGAGCGTTATTTCCCTCGCCATGAAATGCAATTGATGAGCTTAGAAGGAATGGTCATTTTTGTAATTGCCATCTTGGGACTCATCGGTATACTAACGTACAGCTTAGAGAAACGGGCTAAAGAGATTGGGATCAGAAAGGTAATAGGCGCTACTACGTTCGCCATCATCCAATTGATGGCGAAGGATTTTATCAAACTGTTAGCTATTGCAACTACTCTAGCGATACCTATTGGTATTGCTATTGGGGTGTATATGAATACATATTTTGTGTTCAATAATGGGTTAAGTTATTGGACAATGAGTTGGCTTTTATTAGTTGTGGTGGGCGTTGCGTTGGGGGCCATAGGCTATTTTTCAAGAGTAGCCGCTCAAACCAATCCAGCTAAAACGTTGAAGATGGATTAG